One part of the Aricia agestis chromosome Z, ilAriAges1.1, whole genome shotgun sequence genome encodes these proteins:
- the LOC121739154 gene encoding reticulon-4-interacting protein 1, mitochondrial-like, with translation MSGGRVAARMQAWRVHAYGGELRLESARVPALRAPDDVLVAVRAAALNPLDVGMVGGYGRRVLNTLRALEGGGVEFPLVPGRDFAGEVVRAGPAARLRPGDRAWGVLPPHRPGALAQFVLVSDRWAGPAPRSLDVRRAGGTLYAALSACAALRAAGLWPAAAGGAEGAGGARVLLLGLGGVGQAALQLLRHVGAEVVVGCAPDQTERALALGAALALDRRAPDYERRLEESGPYAAVLDAAGRGGAEAGARRWRFARYVTLTSPLLRDTDEHGLAGGALAAAAALLRHELAAAPAASSACPPRVRWAFFGPRAEDVERLRRLADGGELAVHVERAFPWEEAAEALAQAARGHARGKIVVDVAPA, from the exons ATGTCCGGCGGGCGCGTGGCGGCGCGCATGCAGGCGTGGCGAGTGCACGCGTACGGCGGCGAGCTGCGGCTGGAGAGCGCTCGCGTGCCGGCCCTGCGCGCGCCCGACGACGTGCTGGTGGCGGTGCGCGCCGCCGCCCTCAACCCGCTCGACGTGGGCATGGTGGGCGGGTACGGGCGGCGCGTGCTCAACACGCTGCGTGCGCTCGAGGGCGGCGGCGTGGAGTTCCCGCTGGTGCCGGGCCGCGACTTCGCCGGCGAGGTGGTCCGCGCCGGGCCCGCCGCGCGTCTGCGCCCCGGTGACCGTGCCTGGGGCGTGCTGCCGCCGCACCGCCCCGGCGCGCTCGCGCAGTTCGTGCTCGTCAGCGACCGTTGG GCGGGGCCCGCGCCGCGGAGCCTCGACGTGCGGCGCGCGGGCGGCACGCTGTACGCGGCGTTGTCGGCGTGCGCGGCGCTCCGAGCGGCGGGCTTGTggccggcggcggcgggcggcgcggaggGCGCGGGAGGCGCGCGCGTGCTGCTGCTGGGGCTCGGCGGCGTCGGGCAGGCGGCGCTCCAGCTGCTGCGACACGTCGGCGCCGAGGTGGTGGTGGGCTGCGCGCCGGACCAGACCGAGCGAGCGCTGGCGCTGGGCGCGGCGCTGGCGCTCGACCGGCGCGCACCGGACTACGAGCGGCGGCTGGAAGAGAGCGGGCCGTACGCCGCGGTCCTGGACGCGGCGGGACGCGGCGGCGCGGAGGCGGGGGCGCGGCGCTGGCGGTTCGCGCGCTACGTGACGCTCACGTCGCCGCTGCTGCGCGACACGGACGAGCACGGACTGGCGGGAGGGGCGCtggccgccgccgccgcactGCTGCGGCACGAGCTggccgccgcgcccgccgcctcCTCGGCTTGCCCGCCGCGCGTGCGTTGGGCGTTCTTCGGCCCGCGCGCGGAGGACGTCGAGCGGCTGCGGCGCCTGGCAGACGGCGGTGAGCTGGCGGTGCACGTGGAGCGCGCCTTCCCCTGGGAAGAGGCGGCGGAGGCGCTGGCGCAGGCGGCGCGGGGCCACGCGCGCGGCAAGATCGTCGTTGACGTGGCCCCCGCCTAG